The genomic stretch cgcttttgaccccttgcttgtttcgttcagttcgacctaccctaggacccttcgcatgatagttcaacctctgattgttaacatatgacttaattagatgactttagatcaattaaataacctaattagacatgttagggtgcttcgacacaagcattaaaatcgaccaacaattctataacctaattgaatgcatctctcttttcacttgatttctcgctagcataggagtgcatgattagcaccttcctattaatactcgatgagtaagcgttaatcttgtaactttgtgacctaattggaccctttattaggccgtgtagaatgcattcGCGCgatatcttctcaatcgatcaacatcgtttctaacttgttttctaactcgttttctaactcgtttcgcaatcatttgatctaactaatgaacctaacctaggaactagggtggccgtggcttggccgtaagggtggccgtgtcttttgtctttcttgcttcgttttttataTATCGTTTGTTCTtggttgttttgtagcttgtaatttatagtttgttcatcgagttgtaattttcaagtttgttttacttttatcgagtcaaaactcttcaaaaaccttagtatTATTTGGTTAGacagttgtgctccaattcatgtaggagcgtagtaaatcgcatgttgtttgaagcgacatggcccgatttatgctaatgcatgctttggtgtgtggcctaatgtctaattcgatgaggttaagcgaaagcacgcattacgaggagtgacccaaggccgtgagtcatgtaaaccgtgggccgccccccttgtgcacgttttcctatgCCAAATTGGCTGtgtagtgtgtcgtgtatggttttgtgtatagcgttgtattttagatcgagttgtatctttaatttctcgttgtgtcggcataaaatgcctgggttgtaatagggtagatcccaacggctcccccattccccttaagtcttgtttgctttgtatgttgttagatcaatcaacccacatgctaaattacaactttgacaaagttagtttagttgcatctaaattgacatagaaacttcacatgttagggttttaaaacgatgtttgcatatcatatatcgcagtagctacgaccttgtttgaaatccgatacttgacttagtagaggccgttatcgacgggcggggttaggtgtccttatgggcttcctaacacgtaccctcaccccttactcaagatctatgatttgtggatccgtctaaataccattggattacgagagtcattcaaatcgagtgatatagggtacaagtctttatctttaatcactcgtagtcgattggctttatgcttttcgatgaaaggtgtaaagttgacttgaacggttccaagttcccataaaacttggtggcgactctaatgtgtcttaattcgattcgaaagaacctcgagtcgattatgcctagtgtggatcccgcggacgcagttcccgcgggcgttgtccacactaGTGCACAGGTTACTGTTGCTTTGGTTGCTAGCAAAGTCAAAGCTTTTTGTAATCTTTCCACGACAGGCTCTGGTGGAGAAAAGGAGCAGTGGTCCTTCTTGGACAGTCCcacaattgcctcaccaaaaataGAAAGAGTGCTTTATGCTTTTTCAGTAACATGTGACTGCTTTCCTTGCTCAGTTTCTTACTGAATTCTATTGCAATTTCATTGGCTTAGCTTGGATGCTTAGGACCTTTGCTTGGACTTAGTTGAGGCCCCCTCCAGCTGGTCATATAGGCAGCTGAAAGCTAAACCTGGTGAACCTCTTGACAGGCTGTGTTGGGGGTGGAGCATTGGGTGTTACCTGGTCTTAGTCTGTGGCTTGGTCATGGTTGTGAACCCTTGATTCAGCTCCTTCTGCAGCCTCCCCTTCTTTAAAAGGGCTTGACCTCAAGGCTGGCCCCTCTTCATCATCAGATTCACCCTAGTAAGGACTCAGATCTCCCACATTGAAGGTTCCATGCACACCATACTCACTAGAAAGGTCTATCTTGTAAGCATTTGGACCAACTTTCTCAATGAATTCAAAAGGACCTTCTGCTCTAGGCATCAACTTATTCTTCCTCTTAGCAGGGAACCTTTCCTTCATTAGGTGGATCCATACAAGATCATCTTACATGAATTCTTTCTTTTGTTTAGGAGTCTTAGCCTGTTTCTTATACCTGTCATTGGCTTTCTTAGTTTATCTTTTGACAGTTTCATGGAGCTTCACCATCTGTTCCACTCTCTTCTTAGCATCATAGTTTAATTCCTCCTTAGGTACACTTGAAAGATCTAAGGGCATCATAGGATTGACCCCATAAACCACTTCAAATGGACTGTGACCAGCTGCAGATGATGGAGCTCTGTTGAATGCAAACTCGGCTTGTGGCAGTTTCAAATAATCCCAATGTTTTAAAGACTTGCTTACAATGCACCTCAATATCCttcccaatgttttgttggtaacctcagtttggccatctgtttgtggGTGGTGGGAGGTGTTGAACAACAATCTTGTACTGAGAAGCTTCCATAAGGTCTTCCAGAAATAACTCATGAACTTGACATCCCTTTCTGAGACTATGGTCTTAGGAACCCCATGTATCTTGACAATATTACTGAAATAAAGTTCAGCAACATTCACAGCATCCTCATTTTTTGTACATGCTATGAAATGAGCCATCTTACTGAACCTGTCAACAACAACCAGTACTGAGTCATttcctctttgagttcttggcaAGGCTATTAtgaaatccatgctcacatcttCCCAGGGTTTGTTTAGTACTGGCAGTGGTGTGTACGGGCCTGCCTGAAAGGAACTCTTGGCTTGCTGGCAGATGGAGCACCTCCTGAGCATTATTTGGACATCTCTCATCATTTTGGGACAGTAGAATTGTTCTTGCAAGATATCCAGAGTCTTTTGGACCCCAAAATGACCTCCTAACACACTGGAGTGAACTTCTTTGATCAAAATATCCCTGTATGAGCCTCTTGGAACACATAACTTGTTTCCATAGAACAGAAAACCTTTTTGCAGCAATAATTTGGTTCCCTGAATCTTAGTTCCTTCTGTTTGAGCCAACCAATCTTCATAAAAATCAGGTTCATCTTTGTAGAGCTCTTTCATAAACTCAAACCCAAGAACTTTCTGCTCCATAACTGACAGCAATGAATACCTCCTGGATAGTGCATCAGCAATAATGTTTTGCTTGCCCTCTTTGTATTTGCTTGAAAATGTGAAGGATTGCAAGAactcaacccatttggcatgcCTGTGATTTAACTTGTGATGGCCATTGATGTACTTCAAAGCTTCATGATCTGAGTGTAGCACAAAGAGTTTTGGTTTCAAGTAGTGGCTTCAATGCATAAGAGCCCTGACAATGGCATAGAATTCTTTGTCATTAGTGGAGTAACTCAGCTTGGCTCCACTTAGCTTCTCACTGAAGTAAGCCACATGCTTCCTCTCTTGAATTAATACAGCTCCTATGCCAACACCACTGGtatcacactctacttcaaacAAGCAATTGAAATCAGGTAGCCTGAGAATAGGTGCCTCACACAACATTCTTTTGATCAAGTTGAATGTTTGCTGAGCATTCTCAGTCAACTTGTAttctcctttcttcatacactctgTGATATGGGCATCAACAACACTGAAATTTTTGATAAATCTCCTGTAAAAGGAAGCAAGGCCATGGAATTCCCTTACTTCAATGATGCTTTTAGGAATTGGCCAAAATTTAATAGCATCAATCTTATCTTGATCCACAGAAATCCCTCTCCCAGAGATAATATATCCTAAGAACTTAGTTTAAGATGCCAAGAAGGTGCATTTCTCCAATTTTCCAAACAATTTTTGCCTCTCAGAATTTGAAATACTTTCTCAAGGTGGCCTAAGTGTTCTTCTGTGGTCTTGCTGTAAATTAGAATATCATCAAAGTATACCACAACAAACCTTCCCAAGCAACGTCTCAACACTTCTGTCATTAACCTCATAAAAGTGTTGGGGGCATGTGATAACACAAATGGCATAACCAACCATTCATAGAGACCTTAGTTAATTTTGAAAGCAGTTTTCCACTCATCCCCTCCCCGATTCTCACTTGGTGATAACCCTGCctaagatcaatcttggaaaagatcCTGGCACCACTTAACTCATCCAGCATGTCATCCAATCTAGGTATAGGGAACCTATATTTGATtgtgatgttgttgatggctctgttgtcaatacacatcctccaagtgTCATCCTTCTTAGGAACCAACAATACTGGGACAGCACAGGGACTCAAGGATTCCCTCACAAATCCCTTGTTCATCAACTCATCAATTTGGTTCTGTAATTCTCTTATAGCATTAGGATCACACCTATATGTAGGCCTGTTAGGGAGTACAGATCTTGGCACAAGGTCAATCTGGTGTTCAATGCCCCTTAGTGGAGGCAATCCACTAGGCAACTTAGCAGGGAAGACATCCTGGTATTTCTCCAGTAATGGCCTAACCTCTGCTGGCAGTTGATGCTCCACATCTTTATGAATTTCCTTGGACAATAAGATGAGAACATGTTGTtcttgttgtatttccttgatcATTTCTGCTTCAGATAGGAATAGAACCCCATTAAGCCCATCAGTCACACTTGGACTCCCATAGTTCTTCTGATTAGGTAGTAAAGGAGTCAATGCGATTTTTCTGTTGCCTTGCTTAAAGGAATAGGTGTTGCTCCTTCCCTGGTGGATATAATTCTTGTCAAATTCCCATGGCCTACCCAACAGTAGGTGGCATGCATCCATGGGGACTACATCACACAAAATCTCATCTTTATAAACGTTCCCAATTGAAAATAGAACCAGACATTGTTTATCCACTTTGACCTCTGTTCCTTTATTTAGCCATCTGAGCTTGTAAGGATTGGGGTGCTTCTGGGTGCCGAGGTTAAGTTTGTTAACCATGGTGACATATGCTACATTGGTGTAGCTTCCACCATTAATGATTAAGTTGCATACCCTGCCCTAAATAGTACATCTACTCCTGAAAATGAGGGACCCTGATCCTCCTCCAAAAGTGTGTGTTGAGAGTGCATTACCCTCCTTAAAACTAGACTATGGCCTTTATCAGGATGAGCCATGACCATTTCCTGGCTGGGTTCCTCCTTAAGGGTTGTCTCCTAAATGCTTTCCCTTTATCTCCCCCTGCTTGGGACACTTGTTTGGGTGTCTCAACAATCTTAACACCAGTGTAGGGTCTATAGACAGGTTTTGGTTTAGGTGTGACAAGCTTAGATTTTCCCATTTTTTCCACTCTGAGTGCTAGGTTGACAACATCATCATATGACCAAAGTGGTTGCATCCTAACCTTAGTAGCAATGTTTTTATCAAGCCCTTCTAAGAACCTAACAATCCTTTGCTCAGGCTTCTCATTAATCTCATACTGCAGGGTTAGTTGTTCAAACTCCCTTAAATAGGTCTCAAGGGGTCTCTCATCCTGCCTAAGCTTAGACAACTTAATGAACAAGTTCTGAGTATAATCTTTGGTGACAAACTTATCCAATAATTTCTTTTTAAGCTTGGACCAAGATTTAATAGGTTCCTTCCCTTCCCTTAATCTCTGATGTTTAAGGTTATCATACCATAGTGAGGCATACCCCTTTAATTTCAACACAGCAACCTTAAAAGCCTTAGCATCATTGTAGTTTTTAAACTCAAATATCTTTTCATTCCTAATCCATTCTAGTAAGTCATCAGGGTTAAGACTACCagaaaaatcaggaatttctacctttagatgCTTGTCTGCTTGCTCAAGAGCCTCATCTTGTGTTCTGATGCTTTCTTCAGATTATGATTCATATCCATATGGTGGTTGTCCTCTCCCTGCTCCCATAAAGAAGCCTATGCCTCTACCTCTTTCTCTGGCAGGTGGCTGTCTTCTTGGATCATGGTTTAGAAACCTCTGCATCACTGTGTGGACATCATTGAGTAGTATGTCTACATTTTCTGCAAGAGTTTCCATTCCGGTTTCaataccagcaagtctctcttcactcatggttgtttttgtgtttttaaagtAGTTAGGGATAACGAACTCACTCTTCTCTCAACCCAAGATTAACACAAAGGTTATATTCATcgtcttacatgatgattttcaTATTAGAAATTTCTAACAGATATCCATATTAGAAATTTCTAACAGATATCCATATCCAAAtcaaatgtttcggatatccaaaataatcggatcggatgcgaaTATCCATCGGATATCCGTATTTtggaatttactttaaaattaagtttgaaacacggtTATATTCATCGTCTtgcatgatgattttctttagtattcttattCCATTGTTCTCGACGTAAAAAATTGAAGTATCACTTACATATTTCTCAAATATTTAAAACTTTCATTAAGTTGTTGTATCAGATAAAATTGTATTTTGTCAAAATTATACTAGAAAGctatagtttcggatcggatcggatatctaaatgttttaattctaatatccatatccaaaccaaaaccaaagatttcggaccGGATATCCAATCCAAAGttaactttcggatcggatatccaaaaattcggatcggatatccaatccaaacttaactttcggatcggatatccaaaaattcggatcggatatcggatcggtttggataatcggattttttgctcatCCCTACTACGTACTTATCTATCTATTCCGACGGTTAAAAGTTAAAAATATGAAGTCCCCTAAAAAAGGTGAGCACAACATTAAAATTGTAAGAAAAAAATTAGTCCCAAAATCAAAAAATTTGCACCCACCTTTGCTTATCAGAATAGTGATGAGCATAATTAAGTTAAATATAGTGACAATTTTTTGGATTAATTAGTCACATTTCTTGACGTTTTATACCAGTTTTTCACAATCTACAGTTTTTATTACTAATTCGGCcaacatattttaattttttttttataatattccACCTTTTATCTCTGAAATAATGAGGGACACCACGTGAAGAAAATCGTACCTTATTGCACTAATATTATTGCACTCATACCCAGTACACTATATCATAGTACTCCATTGTCACTCATACCTAGTGTATAGTGTACATATATGATTATTGCACGATATATACATAAATTCATGAAACGAGTGATTATTGCACTATGTATACCTAAATTCATGAAATGTATATTGACTCATACACGGGAAGAAGGAAACAAGGCTGAAATTTGTTCAAAATTGCTAAACGTCGCCCCTATTTTACTAAACGTCGCCcctattttcatttcattttgacaAGTTTGCCCTTCTCACTCTAAAAACTATTAAACACATTTTTTTTATCTTGAGTCGGAAATGGGTGACGATAAACCATTTTTCCGATACATGTGAATCGTATACTAATGAAAATTACGACGGAAAGCAATTCCAACATGATTGGAATGCCGAACAACATTATCGATATTACAATGAGTATGATAGTTATGATCGAGGCGAGGGAAGTGGTTATGTTTACGATGATAACAACACAGGTAACACGGAAAGGGGAAGCGGATTTGGTTACGATTACAACAAGACGTAGGATACGGTATTAATcttgtattttaatttaaatcaTGTTTTTTTTTACGTTGATTAGCAAAAAATTTGAATTCGGTCAAATATATGATTCTGCCCAGGCAAAAACGTGTGAAAAACACGTTAAAGCCCAGGCAAAAAGTGTAAAACACACGAATTGGCCCAGGCCTGAACGTGTGGATCACACGAAACTGGCCAGGCCTAAACGTGTGATCTACACGATTCAGCCCAGGCGGTTTCGTGTTTTTTACATGTTTTGGCCCAGGCATATGCGTGTTTTTTACATGTTTCCGCCCAGGCCATTTCTTGTTTTTTTACACATTCAGgccatttttttttcattcgttatttatttaaaatttaggAAAATGCTGAGGAAGCCGATGGAGACGGTATTGATTATAGTGATAAATTTGTCTTTGATTATACGTTTCACACCTTCGAAGAAGCATTTGATCATATTAATAAGGTTGCTTATGGGTTGGGGTTTCACTTGATAAAATTTAAGTATCACACGGAAAAAATTCCTCCGTATAAAATTGTTGCATGTGAGCGTAGTAAACCATACAAAAGTAATGCGAAGGATCCTGAAAAACCGCAAAGAAAGTAAAAAACGAAGAGATTAAAGTGTCCATTTGCAGTAAGGGTGATAAATAGAAGAGTTGGTGAGTGGGAAGTAGTTCCTAAGTGCGGgtttcataatcataattttgGAAAGTATCTTGAAGGTCATACACGTAGAGCAAAGTTAACTGATGAGCATAAAGAATTTATTAAGCAACAGCGACAGTCTCATGTGAAACCTGGGATGGTTAGACATGCATTTACTCTTAGGTTTCCTGATCAGTCGACTCCAATTTTGAAACAAATTTACAATGAGAATGCCCGGTTGAGTGCAAAGGATAGGGACGGGAGGAATAGTGTGTAATATATGTTACATCTAGGGAACGAATCTAATTATCTCAGTGAATACGTGGTGGAGGGGGAAGAAAAGGTTCTTACACATGTTTGGTTTGCTCATCCTGAGGGTCTAGAGATATTAAAAGCGTGGCCCGATGTTATTCTTATGGACTCTACATACAAGACGAACAAGTACGACCTTATATTGGTTCAATGTGTAGGCGTTACACCTGTTGGAAAAAGTTTTTTAATAGGTTACGCGTTAATTAAGAGGGAAAATAGTGATGGTTATATTTGGGTTCTAAGAAGATTGAAGTCATTGTTGGGACCAGATGTGAAACCAACGGTCTTTGTCACTGATCACGAGCGTGGTCTACTTTCTGCACTCCCCGTAGTATTTCGCATGTCCTATCATTTTTTGTGCCTATTTCACATTTACAATGCAGTTGAGGCCAAAGCAACAATCATGGAAAAGAATGGTAATTTTGGGAAAGCGGTAGCACATGGCGCTTGGAGAAAAGTTATTGAAGCTAAAACGTTTGATGAATGTAAGTTGGAGTGGAATGAGCTGAAAAAGAAATATCGTAGTCATCCTGCACTTATCGATTATCTTGAGTCGACATGGTGGCATAAAATCCACATGTTTGGCAAATGTTTTACTAATTTGGTGCTTCATTTTGGTAACACAACTACGTCTAGAGTTGAGTCGGCGCATGCTCAATTGAAGATGTGGTTAGGTTCAGCTGAACTTACTCTTGACAGCTTGTGGAAACGGGCTGATGTTATGATGCACGGGCAACATATCGAGATCAGAAAGACTCTTGAAGATTCTATAAACAAGAGAGTTGTCAGTAACTTATATTATGGGAATATATTCTCAATGTTGGGTGGAAGAGTTTGGGGGACCGCAATTGAAGCAATGCAAGTGGAATATAATCGTGGGACTGATTTGGGTTGTTACTTGGAGGAGTATTGTGGTTGCACAATATGGACCACTCATAAGTTGTTGTGTGCTTGTAAGTTACATGCAGCGGTCGCGGAAGGTAGAAAAATTCATCCAAGTGATATACATGGTTTCTGGTCAAGGTTAGCTTACACGGAATCTAGTCATCGTCGTTCTAGCCCTAACGATGTCATGGAAGAACTTTTCAATAAAGTTCGAAAATATCACGTTTCTGTCCAAAGAGATGTTTTTGAGACACTATTCAGTAAGCTGTATCCAGAGGACGAGGTTGTTGAAGAACCTGAAAAGGCAGAAACATGTCGTGGTCGTCCAAGGAAGTCAAATACCCGTAATAAATCTGGCGTCGAACATGCTAAACGTAGTCACCCTAGTACGACAACAACTACCGGCGGAGGTATGTTTTTCAATTGTTTTGATTCttaattgttttatttcttaattgttttaatcgttttaattcttaattgttttatttcttaatttttttaattgttttaattcataattgttttaattgtttttcaaTGTAGGTGACGGAGCTCCCCTTACGCTCAATTTTGACCTTATATCCCACATTGGGGGTTTCATATATGAGGAGTTTGTGCCGATCCCGGTGAAAGATTGCTTGTTGGGTGCTTTTGACCCTGATGGGGATGGTCATTGTGGGTTTCGTGTATTCTCGCATGCTAAAACAGGAAATGCTAAAAATTACATCGAGATGCGAAACCTACTTTTGGGAGAGCTACAACACAGTGTTTATCACAAAGTTTATTATGGTAATCGAAATGATGCTTGTAGACGGATCAGATGGGCTAACCATAGAGgatgtgtaacacccgcgaatttcccattttgataTTTAAAATTTATGTAACCATTCAAttaccttattttatatttttaaaatttatttaatttaactaaTTCATTTCAAGcacgattttaatgaaaagaatattttaaaGTACGTATTATATAAACTATATTTTTGggacataatttatataataatatatgtatacgtatttttggtcggataataatggtgacaataataatattagttccGTCTCAAGTAAAAATTAATCTTGACTAGACCGTCACATTCACTTTGTACCTACTTTGATCCGGACCAACCAGAATTCGACAACATatcacacccacctaacatcctacactacttttaaaatatctcttttatatattgatttatatattattattattattattaatatatattattattttatattgtATTATTCTTATTTCTTTTGGAATCATTGTTGTTGTCCTATGCTGCGTTAGTGCGTCCTCAACCCCACACCCCTcactctttcttcttcttttccccTGCGAAAAACAAATCAACAGCAACAACACCAGTCCGCCATTCTTTCCGATCTCAAAACCCAGATTTCGACTCCGTTTCACAACCAAATTCCATAAAACTTACCccattagcttcccctcctcattctccttcttccTATATAAAAAAGAGTCAAGCTTTCATCCGGTTTCACTTCGGCCGTCTTTCAAAGATGCGATTTTTGGAGCTAATCTCTTCCATTTTGGGTTTAGAATCACCCTTGGACGATTCCTTGGACGTTTAAGAGGTCataacaggtaacggtgataggttactcgacaaatgtcgaaatttccgtctcTTGTGTCTTTTTTATGCTCTTATTTGTTAAAGTTTAAACCTTTATGATATTTTCTCTTTTGTATGTAAATTTATGGCCTCAAATTGATGCTGAGCTGGAGTGTTTAGACTCTACTTTGGCACGGTTCCTTGGATTTATAGGAGTTGGAATTAGCTTGTTTAAAGACAGAAATCGGGACGTTGCTAGGACTGTTGTAGTGTGTCGAGTAGGCTGTTTAGGACTGCTTGGAGTCGCTTTGTGCAGGTTACTCATGGACTGTATAATGATATTTTGGGATTGTTTGTTGAGTCTGTTATGAGACAATCTTGAGGATGGACGTATACTACATCTTAGGACTATTTCTGTGTTTCTTTTACATGTCAAAATCACCTTCTAGTACTCGTTTGATTGGGAAAGCTTCGTGTTGTTTCTACTTGAAAATAGCGTGTCAAAAGGTCTCGGTGTAGTCTGTGTTGCGGGTCTAGTAGCCTGCTCGTGCTCTGTTTTGGGCAGGAAATGGTGGTGGTTTGACATGGCTGTCGGGGTATAATTAGGGTTGTCCACAGACTGTTTTAGGCTATACATGGCGGTCCTGTTTAGGTGGCATTAGGAGCTGGTCGTATGTTGGTTGGCGGCTGTTTTGGCGCGGCGAAAACGTGGCTGATATGGGCTGTATAGGTGACTGGTGGTGAGGCCGTGTAGGGCTTGATGTGAATCGTGTATAGGTGCTGCAAAATGACATCCTTGAGTCGTGTAGGAGTGCTGTCCTAATGACGTCTTGAGTTGTCTTATGGATTGTTTTTGGGCGCAATTTGGTATGTTTGAATTGGTTAAtttccgtctcgtattttataaaaCGCAATCCGTTAAGCATTGtccatttatatatatatatatccgttTTATGTTTTATAATTATAGAATCCCGTTGTTCAATTATTTAAATTCCCGTCTCAAACATGCTCGTGTACTCGTCTCGTTATTTTGTGATGTGGCAAATTGGCTTGTCATGTTTTTATAGTTGGGCTTATCATGATTTTATAATTGGGCTTGTCATGTTTATTTATTTGGGCTTTATATGATCAACTTGCTAGATTTCACATGTTTCCATTGTTGTGCTTGACATGCCTTAAGTGTCGGGCCAATCTCATAGTTTGTTTAGTGGGCTCATGAAAGAGTCACTTGAGCTTGGCTGTAATTTGTTCCGTAATTTttttatataacgtaaattattcattatcacttgttatattttatttaaccagcATGTTAAATCatgaaatggaatatttattaatatgatacaagtatgagatatttattataagtagttacttgtagtgagtcatattcttgataatgccttgtattgctctgttgtgagagtcttggttctatcggatactaggggtgagctataagccctctagttgcgatatgatcgtcgggattgatgttcccatccgtactcatggtgagatacaagccatgagtatgaatgtgacattaatggtcccgtgtcatatgatgtttgcatgatcattcttactcttattgtgactcaagtgtgacgttttacattgtgtgactacttgacattccttatttacccctttcggacctttggttacaagtgtgtgccatgtttccggattgggttatttttcctctttcggacctttagttacaagtgtgtgccatgtttccggattggattatcttccctctttcggacctttggttacgggtgtgtgccatgtttccgaattaggatatcctttcgcctttcttcggacctttggttacgagtgtgtgccatgtttccgattagaggttactcgacctttggttacgagtgtgtgccatgtttcgagtcttggatacgattggtatatcgtttgtcgaatcgggtgacgtccatcccgagagtctggatccaggtttagactaggaccgtattatgatcgtcgtcctaccaagaggttggagtctagatggtttgtcttgtgagttcatactaagtatatgtcttacacttgttgagtcggtcAATATGGGTTGGTCGACTTGgtgattctatttccttgattgcATATTCATCCTCATACACCATGCCTATTCtactaagaaagtattatgcctgtttcaccatgattgttcattatatctccttattcttcattgttcacatatgttgcatgattaatatgtttgtttaagtgttgtttgttacctacatttcgacatattgtggctgggagaaccttgagttactccccactgactgtggcgttcatgtttacatgaatgacaggtggtgaagatgcttacgtggggaagacgtgtgggctagcgagaactaaaccctcggaccttagtttctagtttagaaacctcttatatgtttattcgtgggatatcttttccccgccttctagacttgggtATAACCTAAGTTGGCCTTTT from Silene latifolia isolate original U9 population chromosome 2, ASM4854445v1, whole genome shotgun sequence encodes the following:
- the LOC141641619 gene encoding PKS-NRPS hybrid synthetase cheA-like, with translation MLHLGNESNYLSEYVVEGEEKVLTHVWFAHPEGLEILKAWPDVILMDSTYKTNKYDLILVQCVGVTPVGKSFLIGYALIKRENSDGYIWVLRRLKSLLGPDVKPTVFVTDHERGLLSALPVVFRMSYHFLCLFHIYNAVEAKATIMEKNGNFGKAVAHGAWRKVIEAKTFDECKLEWNELKKKYRSHPALIDYLESTWWHKIHMFGKCFTNLVLHFGNTTTSRVESAHAQLKMWLGSAELTLDSLWKRADVMMHGQHIEIRKTLEDSINKRVVSNLYYGNIFSMLGGRVWGTAIEAMQVEYNRGTDLGCYLEEYCGCTIWTTHKLLCACKLHAAVAEGRKIHPSDIHGFWSRLAYTESSHRRSSPNDVMEELFNKVRKYHVSVQRDVFETLFSKLYPEDEVVEEPEKAETCRGRPRKSNTRNKSGVEHAKRSHPSTTTTTGGGDGAPLTLNFDLISHIGGFIYEEFVPIPVKDCLLGAFDPDGDGHCGFRVFSHAKTGNAKNYIEMRNLLLGELQHSVYHKVYYGNRNDACRRIRWANHRGCVTPANFPF